The proteins below are encoded in one region of Brassica napus cultivar Da-Ae chromosome A6, Da-Ae, whole genome shotgun sequence:
- the LOC106351363 gene encoding LOW QUALITY PROTEIN: transcription factor MYB58 (The sequence of the model RefSeq protein was modified relative to this genomic sequence to represent the inferred CDS: inserted 2 bases in 1 codon; substituted 1 base at 1 genomic stop codon): MGKGRAPCCDKTKVKRGQWSYDEDLKLISFINKYGHENWRSLPEQAGTXNVSDLKALVFLKLFVIFLFXFFVSILYMHAMKGLLRCGKSCRLRWINYLRPDVKRGNFSVEEEETIIKLHQSIGSKWSKIASKLPGRTDNEIKNVWHTHLKKRLSSNTNLNADRDEAATKGSLNREETSQESSPNASMSSGGSKISSKEDGVQIGQTFQYLEGHSEVTKTLQEVDKPELLEISFGVDPEIWSFINGLDSFQQPENSLAPRAHQDSQEDEVEKWFKHLETELGLEENDSQQQRSIVMLTKNHRHHHLGELRALDKPLTKP, translated from the exons atGGGCAAAGGAAGAGCGCCATGTTGTGACAAAACCAAAGTGAAGAGAGGACAATGGAGCTACGACGAAGACCTGAAACTCATCTCTTTCATTAACAAGTATGGTCATGAAAATTGGAGATCTCTCCCAGAACAAGCTGGTAC TAATGTTTCTGATCTTAAAGCCTTGGTCTTCCTTAAGCTTTTTGTCATCTTCTTGTTCTGATTCTTTGTGTCTATATTATATATGCATGCAATGAAAGGATTGTTGAGGTGTGGCAAGAGTTGTCGTCTTCGATGGATTAACTACCTCAGGCCTGATGTGAAACGTGGCAATTTTAgcgtagaggaagaagaaaccaTCATTAAACTTCACCAGAGCATTGGAAGCAA GTGGTCGAAGATTGCTTCTAAACTGCCAGGACGAACAGACAACGAGATAAAGAATGTGTGGCATACCCATCTCAAGAAAAGATTGAGCTCGAACACCAACCTTAATGCCGATCGTGATGAAGCGGCAACAAAAGGTTCTTTGAATAGAGAAGAGACATCTCAAGAGTCATCCCCTAATGCGTCTATGTCTTCTGGTGGCTCCAAGATCTCTAGCAAAGAAGACGGTGTACAGATAGGTCAAACGTTTCAGTATTTAGAAGGCCATAGCGAAGTTACGAAGACGTTACAAGAGGTAGACAAACCAGAGCTGCTGGAGATATCTTTTGGTGTAGATCCTGAAATATGGAGTTTCATTAATGGTTTAGATTCATTCCAACAACCTGAGAACAGTTTGGCTCCAAGGGCTCATCAAGACTCccaagaagatgaagttgaGAAATGGTTCAAGCACCTGGAAACCGAACTCGGGTTAGAAGAAAACGATAGCCAACAACAACGGAGCATAGTGATGCTAACAAAGAATCATCGTCATCATCACCTTGGAGAGTTACGAGCTCTTGATAAACCATTGACGAAGCCATAA